A section of the Neofelis nebulosa isolate mNeoNeb1 chromosome 12, mNeoNeb1.pri, whole genome shotgun sequence genome encodes:
- the ALDH1B1 gene encoding aldehyde dehydrogenase X, mitochondrial — MLRFLVPVPRLLCLYGRTAPYSSAAALPSPILNPDIRYNQLFINNEWQDAASKKTFPTVNPTTGEVIGHVAEGDRADVDRAVKAAREAFRLGSPWRRMDASERGRLLNRLADLVERDRVYLASLETLDNGKPFQESYVLDLDEVIKVYRYFAGWADKWHGKTIPMDGEHFCFTRHEPVGVCGQIIPWNFPLVMQGWKLAPALATGNTVVMKVAEQTPLSALYLASLIKEAGFPPGVVNIITGYGPTAGAAIAQHMDIDKVAFTGSTEVGHLIQKAAGDSNLKRVTLELGGKSPSIVLADADLGHAVEQCHEALFFNMGQCCCAGSRTFVEESIYDEFLERTVEKAKQRRVGNPFELDTQQGPQVDKEQFERILSYIRLGQKEGAKLLCGGERLGERGFFIKPTVFGGVQDDMRIAREEIFGPVQPLFKFKKMEEVIERANNTRYGLAAAVFTRDLDKAMYFTQALQAGTVWVNTYNIVTCHTPFGGFKESGNGRELGEDGLKAYTEVKTVTIKIPQKNS, encoded by the coding sequence ATGCTGCGCTTCCTGGTGCCTGTGCCCCGACTGCTCTGCCTCTATGGCAGGACTGCCCCGTACTCTTCGGCagctgccctccccagccccatcctGAATCCAGACATCCGCTACAACCAGCTGTTCATCAACAATGAGTGGCAAGATGCAGCCAGCAAGAAGACCTTCCCAACAGTGAACCCCACCACAGGAGAGGTCATTGGCCACGTGGCTGAAGGGGACCGGGCTGATGTGGATCGGGCTGTGAAAGCAGCCCGTGAGGCCTTCCGCCTGGGGTCTCCGTGGCGCCGGATGGATGCTTCAGAGCGGGGCCGGCTGCTGAACCGCCTGGCTGACCTTGTGGAGCGGGATCGTGTCTACCTGGCCTCACTGGAGACCTTGGACAACGGGAAGCCTTTCCAGGAGTCTTATGTCTTGGACCTGGATGAGGTCATCAAAGTATACCGGTACTTTGCCGGCTGGGCCGACAAGTGGCACGGCAAGACCATCCCTATGGATGGCGAGCATTTCTGCTTCACCCGGCATGAGCCTGTTGGTGTCTGTGGCCAGATAATCCCATGGAACTTCCCCTTGGTCATGCAGGGCTGGAAGCTCGCCCCAGCGCTTGCCACAGGCAACACTGTGGTCATGAAGGTGGCAGAGCAGACCCCCCTTTCTGCCCTGTACTTGGCCTCCCTCATTAAAGAGGCGGGCTTTCCCCCTGGGGTGGTGAACATCATCACTGGCTATGGCCCGACGGCAGGAGCGGCCATCGCCCAGCACATGGATATTGACAAAGTTGCCTTCACCGGCTCCACTGAGGTGGGCCACCTGATCCAGAAGGCGGCTGGCGATTCCAACCTGAAGAGAGTCACCCTGGAGCTGGGCGGGAAGAGCCCCAGCATCGTGTTGGCCGATGCTGACCTGGGCCATGCTGTGGAGCAGTGCCACGAAGCCCTATTCTTCAACATGGGCCAGTGCTGCTGTGCAGGCTCCCGGACCTTCGTCGAAGAATCCATCTACGATGAGTTTCTCGAGAGAACCGTGGAGAAGGCTAAGCAGAGAAGAGTCGGGAACCCCTTTGAGCTGGACACTCAGCAGGGGCCCCAGGTGGACAAGGAGCAATTCGAACGAATCCTGAGCTATATCCGGCTTGGCCAGAAGGAGGGGGCAAAACTTCTCTGCGGTGGGGAGCGTTTGGGGGAGCGTGGTTTCTTCATCAAGCCCACGGTCTTTGGTGGTGTGCAGGATGACATGAGGATCGCCAGAGAGGAGATCTTTGGGCCTGTGCAGCCCCTGTTTAAATTCAAGAAGATGGAGGAGGTGATCGAGAGGGCCAACAATACCAGATATGGCTTGGCTGCCGCCGTGTTCACTCGGGACCTGGACAAAGCCATGTACTTCACACAGGCACTCCAGGCTGGCACAGTGTGGGTAAACACCTACAACATTGTCACCTGCCACACGCCATTTGGAGGGTTTAAGGAATCTGGCaatgggagggagctgggggaggatgggctaaaggCCTACACCGAGGTGAAGACAGTTACCATCAAGATTCCTCAGAAGAACTCATAA
- the IGFBPL1 gene encoding insulin-like growth factor-binding protein-like 1 isoform X1 has translation MPRSTSLFPLLLLLLPPLASGLGLRAAGGRLPECGPCRPEHCPAPARCPAPAIAARDECGCCARCLGAEGASCGGRAGARCAPGLVCASRAAGAAPEGTGVCVCAQRGAVCGSDGRSYPSVCALRLRARYMPRAHLGHLHKARDGPCEFAPMVVIPPRSVHNVTGAQVYLSCEVRAVPTPVITWRKVTQSPEGTQVLEDLPGDHVNIAVQVRGGPSDHEATAWILINPLRKEDEGVYLCHSANAVGEAESHGTVTVMDMSKYKVPRFPAPDDHM, from the exons ATGCCGCGCTCCACCTCGCTCTTCccgctgctgcttctgctgctgccgccgctggCCTCGGGCCTCGGACTCCGCGCCGCCGGCGGCCGGCTCCCCGAGTGCGGTCCGTGCCGGCCCGAGCACTGTCCGGCGCCCGCGCGCTGCCCCGCGCCCGCGATTGCGGCGCGCGACGAGTGCGGCTGCTGCGCGCGCTGCCTGGGCGCGGAGGGCGCGAGCTGCGGGGGGCGGGCCGGCGCGCGCTGTGCCCCGGGCCTGGTGTGCGCCAGCCGCGCCGCGGGGGCGGCGCCCGAGGGCACCGGGGTCTGCGTGTGCGCGCAGCGCGGCGCCGTCTGCGGCTCCGACGGCCGCTCCTACCCCAGCGTATGCGCACTGCGCCTGCGCGCCCGGTACATGCCCCGCGCGCACCTGGGCCACCTGCACAAGGCGCGCGATGGCCCCTGCGAATTTG CCCCCATGGTTGTCATTCCACCCCGGAGTGTCCACAACGTCACTGGTGCACAGGTGTACCTGTCCTGTGAGGTGAGGGCTGTGCCCACCCCTGTCATCACGTGGAGGAAG GTCACACAGTCTCCTGAGGGCACTCAGGTGCTAGAGGACCTTCCTGGGGACCACGTCAATATAGCTGTCCAGGTGCGAGGGGGCCCTTCTGACCACGAGGCCACAGCCTGGATTTTG ATCAACCCTCTGAGAAAGGAAGATGAGGGAGTGTACCTGTGCCATTCAGCAAATGCGGTTGGGGAGGCCGAGTCCCACGGCACGGTGACAGTTATGGATATGAGTAAATACAAAGTCCCCCGCTTCCCAGCTCCAGACGACCACATGTGA
- the IGFBPL1 gene encoding insulin-like growth factor-binding protein-like 1 isoform X2, translating to MPRSTSLFPLLLLLLPPLASGLGLRAAGGRLPECGPCRPEHCPAPARCPAPAIAARDECGCCARCLGAEGASCGGRAGARCAPGLVCASRAAGAAPEGTGVCVCAQRGAVCGSDGRSYPSVCALRLRARYMPRAHLGHLHKARDGPCEFAPMVVIPPRSVHNVTGAQVYLSCEVRAVPTPVITWRKVTQSPEGTQVLEDLPGDHVNIAVQVRGGPSDHEATAWILINPLRKEDEGVYLCHSANAVGEAESHGTVTVMDMRS from the exons ATGCCGCGCTCCACCTCGCTCTTCccgctgctgcttctgctgctgccgccgctggCCTCGGGCCTCGGACTCCGCGCCGCCGGCGGCCGGCTCCCCGAGTGCGGTCCGTGCCGGCCCGAGCACTGTCCGGCGCCCGCGCGCTGCCCCGCGCCCGCGATTGCGGCGCGCGACGAGTGCGGCTGCTGCGCGCGCTGCCTGGGCGCGGAGGGCGCGAGCTGCGGGGGGCGGGCCGGCGCGCGCTGTGCCCCGGGCCTGGTGTGCGCCAGCCGCGCCGCGGGGGCGGCGCCCGAGGGCACCGGGGTCTGCGTGTGCGCGCAGCGCGGCGCCGTCTGCGGCTCCGACGGCCGCTCCTACCCCAGCGTATGCGCACTGCGCCTGCGCGCCCGGTACATGCCCCGCGCGCACCTGGGCCACCTGCACAAGGCGCGCGATGGCCCCTGCGAATTTG CCCCCATGGTTGTCATTCCACCCCGGAGTGTCCACAACGTCACTGGTGCACAGGTGTACCTGTCCTGTGAGGTGAGGGCTGTGCCCACCCCTGTCATCACGTGGAGGAAG GTCACACAGTCTCCTGAGGGCACTCAGGTGCTAGAGGACCTTCCTGGGGACCACGTCAATATAGCTGTCCAGGTGCGAGGGGGCCCTTCTGACCACGAGGCCACAGCCTGGATTTTG ATCAACCCTCTGAGAAAGGAAGATGAGGGAGTGTACCTGTGCCATTCAGCAAATGCGGTTGGGGAGGCCGAGTCCCACGGCACGGTGACAGTTATGGATATGA ggTCTTAG